The following proteins are co-located in the Streptomyces sp. DT2A-34 genome:
- a CDS encoding chitosanase — protein MQHPPQASRRTLLALIGASLVSTPLLNSPRAAAVRAAVGLDDPAKKEIAMRLVSSAENSSLDWKAQYKYIEDIGDGRGYTAGIIGFCSGTGDMLELVELYADRRPGNVLAPYLPALRRVNGTDSHDGLDPHFPRDWVRAAQDQAFRQAQNDERDRVYFNPAVRQGKNDGLRVLGQFAYYDAIVMHGDGSDPTSFRNIRRRALNRARPPAQGGDEVTYLHAFLDARVWAMKQEEAHRDTSRVDTAQRVFLRKGNLDLDPPLDWKVYGDSYHIG, from the coding sequence CGCACACTCCTCGCTCTGATCGGTGCGTCCTTGGTATCGACCCCGCTCCTCAACTCCCCCCGGGCCGCCGCGGTCCGCGCCGCGGTGGGACTCGACGACCCGGCGAAGAAGGAGATCGCCATGCGGCTGGTGTCGAGCGCGGAGAACTCCTCGCTCGACTGGAAGGCCCAGTACAAGTACATCGAGGACATCGGCGACGGCCGCGGCTACACCGCCGGCATCATCGGCTTCTGCTCGGGCACGGGCGACATGCTCGAACTCGTCGAGTTGTACGCCGACCGCCGCCCCGGCAACGTCCTCGCCCCGTACCTGCCGGCGCTGCGCCGGGTGAACGGCACCGACTCGCATGACGGGCTCGACCCGCACTTCCCCCGCGACTGGGTCCGGGCCGCGCAGGACCAGGCGTTCCGGCAGGCGCAGAACGACGAGCGCGACCGGGTGTACTTCAACCCGGCCGTACGGCAGGGCAAGAACGACGGCCTGCGGGTGCTCGGCCAGTTCGCGTACTACGACGCCATCGTCATGCACGGCGACGGAAGCGACCCCACCAGCTTCCGCAACATCCGCAGGCGCGCCCTGAACCGGGCCCGGCCGCCGGCGCAGGGCGGCGACGAAGTCACCTACCTGCACGCCTTCCTGGACGCGCGGGTGTGGGCCATGAAGCAGGAGGAGGCCCACCGCGACACCAGCCGGGTCGACACGGCCCAGCGGGTCTTCCTGCGCAAGGGCAACCTCGACCTCGATCCGCCGCTCGACTGGAAGGTGTACGGGGACAGTTACCACATCGGCTGA
- a CDS encoding FAD-dependent oxidoreductase yields the protein MPRPLRVAIVGAGPAGIYAADALLKSDVAAEPGVSIDLFERMPAPFGLIRYGVAPDHPRIKGIITALHQVLDKPQIRLFGNVDYPTDISLDDLRAFYDAVIFSTGATADRALPIPGIDLDGSYGAADFVSWYDGHPDVPRTWPLEAEKVAVLGVGNVALDVARILAKTADELLPTEIPPNVHEGLKANKALEVHVFGRRGPAQAKFSPMELRELDHSPNIEVIVDPEDIDYDEGSIETRRGNKQADMVAKTLENWAIRDVGDRPHKLFLHFFESPTEILGEDGKVVGLRTERTALDGTGNVKGTGEFKDWDVTAVYRAVGYLSDKLPKLPWDIDSGTVPDEGGRVIQESGEHLQSTYVTGWIRRGPVGLIGHTKGDANETVSNLLDDFANGRLQTPDSPEPEAVEAFLAEREIRFTTWEGWYKLDAAEKALGEPEGRERVKIVEREDMLRESGA from the coding sequence ATGCCCCGCCCCCTGCGGGTAGCCATCGTCGGAGCCGGCCCCGCCGGGATCTACGCCGCCGACGCCCTGCTCAAGTCCGACGTGGCCGCCGAACCCGGCGTGTCCATCGACCTCTTCGAGCGCATGCCGGCGCCGTTCGGCCTGATCCGTTACGGCGTCGCGCCCGACCACCCCCGCATCAAGGGCATCATCACAGCCCTCCACCAGGTGCTCGACAAGCCGCAGATCCGCCTCTTCGGCAACGTCGACTACCCGACCGACATCAGCCTGGACGATCTGCGCGCGTTCTACGACGCCGTGATCTTCTCGACGGGTGCGACGGCCGACCGGGCGCTGCCGATCCCGGGCATCGACCTCGACGGGTCGTACGGCGCCGCGGACTTCGTCTCCTGGTACGACGGCCACCCGGACGTGCCGCGCACCTGGCCGCTCGAAGCGGAGAAGGTCGCCGTGCTCGGCGTCGGCAACGTCGCGCTCGACGTGGCCCGCATCCTGGCCAAGACGGCGGACGAGCTGCTGCCGACGGAGATCCCGCCGAACGTCCACGAGGGCCTCAAGGCCAACAAGGCGCTGGAGGTCCACGTCTTCGGCCGCCGCGGGCCGGCGCAGGCGAAGTTCTCCCCGATGGAGCTTCGCGAGCTGGACCACTCCCCCAACATCGAGGTCATCGTCGACCCCGAGGACATCGACTACGACGAGGGCTCGATCGAGACCCGGCGCGGCAACAAGCAGGCCGACATGGTCGCCAAGACCCTGGAGAACTGGGCGATCCGCGACGTCGGCGACCGCCCGCACAAGCTGTTCCTGCACTTCTTCGAGTCGCCCACGGAGATCCTCGGCGAGGACGGCAAGGTCGTCGGCCTGCGCACCGAGCGCACCGCCCTCGACGGCACCGGCAACGTCAAGGGCACCGGCGAGTTCAAGGACTGGGACGTCACCGCGGTCTACCGCGCCGTCGGCTACCTCTCCGACAAACTCCCCAAGCTGCCCTGGGACATCGACTCGGGCACGGTCCCGGACGAGGGCGGCCGCGTCATACAGGAGTCCGGCGAGCACCTGCAGTCGACGTACGTCACCGGCTGGATCCGGCGCGGTCCGGTGGGCCTGATCGGCCACACCAAGGGTGACGCCAACGAGACGGTGTCGAACCTCCTGGACGACTTCGCGAACGGCCGTCTGCAGACGCCGGATTCGCCCGAGCCGGAGGCCGTGGAGGCGTTCCTCGCCGAGCGCGAGATCCGCTTCACCACCTGGGAGGGCTGGTACAAGCTCGACGCCGCCGAGAAGGCGCTGGGCGAGCCGGAGGGCCGTGAGCGCGTGAAGATCGTCGAGCGCGAGGACATGCTCCGGGAGAGCGGCGCGTAA
- a CDS encoding lamin tail domain-containing protein, translating to MGIRMVATTAVATGALAALSAVPAQATEYSSALKIKGIQYDAPGRDSNNCSTGNTDDEYLTIKNYSSSKTVNLKGYVVRDASTTNKFVFSANHYLQPGDYVKLRGGNGTDSDSKNVVYRDNCNFMWNNDKDTIKLYKPSGAGADSHSYTKSGSDPDGNGYITYHG from the coding sequence ATGGGTATACGCATGGTCGCCACAACCGCCGTCGCGACCGGCGCGCTCGCCGCGCTGTCCGCCGTACCGGCACAGGCCACCGAGTACTCGTCCGCGCTGAAGATCAAGGGCATCCAGTACGACGCCCCCGGCCGCGACTCCAACAACTGCTCCACCGGCAACACCGACGACGAATACCTGACGATCAAGAACTACTCGTCGAGCAAGACGGTGAACCTCAAGGGCTACGTCGTGAGGGATGCCAGTACCACCAACAAGTTCGTCTTCAGCGCGAACCACTATCTGCAGCCCGGTGACTACGTGAAGCTCCGGGGCGGCAACGGCACCGACTCCGACAGCAAGAACGTCGTGTACCGCGACAACTGCAACTTCATGTGGAACAACGACAAGGACACCATCAAGCTGTACAAGCCCTCGGGCGCCGGCGCCGACTCGCACTCGTACACCAAGAGCGGCAGCGACCCGGACGGGAACGGCTACATCACCTACCACGGCTGA